One region of Topomyia yanbarensis strain Yona2022 unplaced genomic scaffold, ASM3024719v1 HiC_scaffold_346, whole genome shotgun sequence genomic DNA includes:
- the LOC131695307 gene encoding uncharacterized protein LOC131695307, producing the protein MADEKASAEAVGRSCIHCDDDDSADDMVQCDRCDSWVHFRCAGVTEAVKDASWNCSKCSTLLQVPIRTDKKAPSKKGPTKKISTKSDGGSETGRGANLEISLQQMELQQKALESELEEKKIIHEKRLEMERLILEKRKAQRKAQRKEMLAKEKKLMEQQLADEREFLEQQKKLRVNFQRAREELFCLPEGDQEEGAIEREGTSDKVRMWMESIPTDPRGAYPKDLRRAGCNPSETEANAVNKNKLEFPIPKQVPGDLYGRKSGTVDRKQPTLMLNGSGWNSTGNSHQSKFSHNQKGNAFLRSFLLDNEENEEQDEEEEQDSILQQELTEEEETVLRNLVNRRRQNRTGFQRARPARGPTPEQLAARHAVSKHLPIFKGEAEVWPLFISCYETTTAACGFTNTDNLKRLQDSLQGLAKEAVQSRLLLPESVPEVIEDLRKLFGNPEKLLKSLVAKVRRAPGPSLDRLESFLYFGITVKQLCDHLEAAGLHDHLSNPMLVQELVSKLPSEYKLDWVRFKRGKRGTPLRLFTDFTNQIVSEVSEVAEFSGLETKGQREVGKPKGKKEFVHTHAAQNVQPYVAHSMSAPKGKRPCVVCKRTDHKVRFCDDFEKLTLRDRLKLVEKYKLCALCLCDHGRTRCTFNVRCNIDHCKGGHHPLLHRTEELVQVADVECNTHLRSNRSVLFRILPITLHNGKSSVNLIAFLDEGASATLLESTIADKLNADGVPEPLVVHWTANMKHHEDQSRRLDLLISPRGSNTKHQLTSVRTVKNLMLPIQSIKIQDLVNRFEHLKGLSATDYDADAPQIIIGLNNLHLFAPLESRVGGVGEPIAVRSALGWTVYGPDKPLSSAKAFVNHHITHTVSNQELHEILGAQYALEELSTSMVPLAESNEDKRARDILQKTTVRVGDRFETGLLWKNDVPDFPDSYPMAVRRLKALEKRLSRNPALQQNVFQQIVEYQRKGYCHKATKAELGETATNKVWYLPLNVVLHPKKPDKVRLVWDAAAAVNGTSLNSNLLKGPDLLTSLPAVICKFREKSVAFGGDVREMYHQLRIREADKQAQRFLFRFESSRPPEVYVMNVATFGSTSSPCSAQFVKNLNAEEYAGQFPDAAKAIVERHYVDDYYDSVDSEEEAVKRAKEVHFIHSKAGFEIRNWASNSEKVLRELKEPNQERTIHFHQDKVIDRERVLGLIWDTKWDVLSFSIPAQDEVISSGMRPTKRQILSIVMSLFDPLGLLTPFTVLGKILVQALWRTGCDWDEPIDDDSNAKWQQWTEMLPEIERVRIPRSYFGNLHSDSYGQIQLHMFCDAGENAYGCVGYLRIVVNQEVSCSLVMARSKVAPLRQLTIPRLELQAAVLAAQMIKAIRQNHSLEIHRVFIWSDSQTVLSWIRSDQRKYKQFVGFRIGEILSLSNLSDWRWIPSKLNIADCLTKWGRMPSIEPGSSWFRGQEFIYQAPETWPQQVLPPANTTTEMRAVFLFHDIVLTGPFIDTSRISKWNVLIRTVACLYRFISNCRRKCGGQSIETLEPTANQEKLIRGALTATRVGLQQGEYRRAEEALFRMAQSEAFGDEIKTLRKNQELEQDQWIPLERSSPLHKMALLLDSSEVLRLEGRTANAEFLPFDLRFPIVLPKDNAVTARLVQYFHVKCGHAFRETVKSEIKQRFVIPKLSSVIANVEKHCVWCKVHKNRPSIPRMAALPIQRLTPYQRPFTFVGVDYLGPVEVTIGRRAEKRWIVVFTCLVVRAIHLEVAHSLNTQSCLMAIRRFTCRRGPVAEYFSDNGTNFRAASKEIQQLYRDVQKACAEELTDARTQWHFNPPAAPHMGGVWERMVRTVKEVMSALNDGRRLTEEILQTTLCEAEDMINSRPLVFAPQESPLPALTPNTFLRGSSPNEPQEVVVPTNVAHALRDSYKRSQLLADEMWKRWIREYIPSINHRTRWFTEARPLQKGDLVYVVEGDRRKSWMRGVVEEPIVSSDGRVRQAIVRTNSGTYKRAVAKLAVLEIAEGNADPVEGAGTGLRVGDCCGSHPPGL; encoded by the coding sequence ATGGCTGATGAGAAGGCATCAGCGGAAGCTGTTGGTCGAAGCTGCATCCACTGCGACGATGATGATTCCGCTGACGATATGGTCCAATGCGACCGCTGCGACTCGTGGGTCCATTTTCGCTGTGCCGGTGTGACCGAAGCGGTGAAGGATGCGTCGTGGAACTGTTCGAAATGCAGCACCCTGCTGCAAGTACCGATTCGTACCGACAAGAAGGCGCCCAGTAAGAAGGGGCCGACGAAGAAGATCAGCACAAAGAGCGATGGTGGCTCAGAAACCGGTAGAGGCGcgaatttggaaatttccctcCAACAGATGGAGTTGCAGCAGAAAGCTCTGGAATCAGAGTTAGAAGAGAAGAAAATCATCCATGAAAAGCGACTCGAAATGGAGCgtttaattttagaaaagcgaAAGGCACAGCGAAAGGCACAGCGAAAGGAAATGCTGGCGAAGGAGAAGAAACTGATGGAGCAGCAATTAGCTGACGAACGGGAGTTCTTGGAGCAACAGAAAAAACTCCGAGTTAACTTCCAGCGAGCTCGTGAAGAGCTATTTTGCCTGCCCGAAGGCGACCAAGAAGAAGGCGCTATCGAAAGAGAAGGAACCTCCGACAAGGTGCGGATGTGGATGGAGTCCATTCCAACGGATCCACGAGGGGCTTATCCAAAGGACCTGCGACGGGCCGGATGCAACCCATCGGAAACCGAAGCAAATGctgtaaataaaaacaaattagaATTCCCAATACCCAAACAAGTGCCCGGGGATTTGTACGGTCGGAAGTCAGGCACAGTTGATCGTAAGCAACCAACGCTAATGCTAAACGGGTCGGGGTGGAATTCAACAGGCAATTCCCACCAAAGCAAGTTTTCCCATAATCAAAAGGGGAACGCATTTCTACGGTCGTTTTTGCTGGACAACGAAGAAAACGAGGAGCAAGATGAGGAAGAGGAACAAGACTCAATATTGCAGCAAGAATTAACGGAGGAGGAAGAAACCGTTCTTCGGAATCTTGTAAATCGCCGAAGACAGAACCGAACGGGGTTTCAGCGAGCAAGGCCAGCTAGAGGACCCACTCCGGAACAGCTAGCCGCGCGACATGCAGTGTCAAAACATCTTCCTATTTTCAAAGGGGAAGCAGAAGTTTGGCCGCTCTTCATAAGTTGCTATGAAACTACTACAGCAGCTTGTGGATTCACCAATACAGACAACCTGAAGAGACTCCAGGACAGCCTTCAGGGTCTGGCGAAAGAAGCTGTGCAGAGTCGCTTATTACTGCCAGAGTCGGTTCCCGAGGTAATCGAAGACCTCCGCAAGCTGTTCGGCAATCCGGAAAAGTTACTGAAATCGCTGGTAGCTAAAGTCCGTAGAGCTCCAGGACCAAGTCTGGATAGACTTGAAAGTTTCCTCTACTTCGGGATCACTGTTAAACAGTTATGTGATCATCTCGAAGCCGCTGGACTACATGATCATCTGAGTAATCCGATGCTGGTCCAGGAACTTGTTAGTAAGCTACCATCCGAGTATAAACTGGACTGGGTACGCTTCAAGCGGGGCAAGAGGGGGACTCCGCTTAGACTGTTTACTGATTTCACCAACCAAATCGTATCAGAAGTATCAGAAGTAGCCGAATTTAGTGGCCTAGAAACAAAGGGGCAGAGAGAGGTCGGAAAACCTAAGGGAAAGAAGGAGTTTGTGCACACCCATGCAGCACAGAACGTCCAGCCGTACGTAGCTCATTCCATGTCGGCTCCCAAGGGAAAAAGGCCGTGTGTCGTTTGCAAGAGAACGGACCACAAAGTGCGCTTTTGTGACGACTTTGAGAAACTAACACTACGAGATCGACTAAAGTTAGTAGAGAAGTATAAGCTCTGTGCATTATGCCTGTGTGACCACGGCCGAACTCGCTGCACGTTCAATGTTCGGTGTAACATAGACCATTGCAAAGGTGGGCATCATCCATTGCTCCATCGCACTGAAGAGCTCGTTCAGGTGGCTGATGTCGAATGCAACACGCATCTTCGCTCAAACCGTTCAGTCCTTTTTCGCATATTACCGATAACTTTGCATAATGGCAAGTCGTCTGTAAATTTGATCGCTTTCTTGGACGAAGGCGCATCTGCAACATTGCTGGAGAGCACAATAGCagacaagttgaatgctgacgGTGTTCCAGAACCATTGGTGGTTCACTGGACGGCGAATATGAAGCACCATGAGGACCAATCTCGGCGTTTGGACTTGTTGATCTCCCCGAGAGGATCAAACACTAAACACCAGCTGACCAGTGTTCGTACGGTAAAGAATTTGATGCTGCCAATACAGAGCATCAAGATTCAAGACCTGGTGAATCGTTTTGAGCATCTGAAAGGCTTGTCTGCAACCGATTACGACGCCGATGCACCGCAAATAATTATTGGCCTGAACAATTTACACTTGTTCGCGCCATTGGAGTCACGAGTAGGTGGAGTAGGAGAACCGATTGCCGTCCGATCCGCGCTAGGCTGGACAGTGTACGGACCAGATAAACCGTTGTCATCGGCAAAAGCGTTCGTGAACCACCACATCACTCATACCGTGAGCAACCAAGAGTTGCATGAGATACTTGGAGCACAATATGCATTGGAAGAGCTCTCTACATCGATGGTACCCCTTGCTGAATCCAACGAAGATAAACGGGCGCGTGATATTCTGCAGAAAACAACCGTTCGAGTAGGGGATCGATTTGAGACGGGACTGCTATGGAAAAACGATGTTCCTGACTTTCCAGACAGTTACCCGATGGCGGTGCGTCGCTTGAAGGCGTTGGAGAAGCGGCTTTCCAGAAATCCGGCACTACAGCAAAACGTTTTCCAGCAAATCGTGGAGTATCAGCGCAAAGGGTACTGCCACAAGGCAACAAAAGCAGAGTTGGGCGAGACAGCGACGAACAAGGTGTGGTATTTACCGCTGAACGTGGTGCTTCATCCAAAGAAGCCTGATAAAGTCCGGTTGGTGTGGGACGCTGCTGCCGCAGTCAATGGGACATCACTCAACTCTAACTTATTGAAAGGTCCCGATCTACTTACTTCCCTGCCAGCAGTGATATGCAAATTTAGGGAAAAGAGTGTTGCCTTCGGCGGTGACGTGCGCGAGATGTACCACCAGCTGCGCATACGAGAGGCGGATAAACAGGCTCAGCGCTTTCTGTTTCGTTTTGAGTCCAGTCGTCCTCCCGAGGTTTACGTAATGAATGTAGCAACGTTCGGGTCAACCAGCTCTCCGTGCTCggcacaatttgtcaaaaatttaaatgcCGAGGAGTATGCAGGACAGTTTCCAGATGCAGCGAAGGCTATCGTGGAACGCCATTATGTCGACGACTATTACGACAGTGTCGACTCAGAAGAGGAAGCCGTGAAGCGTGCCAAAGAGGTGCATTTCATCCACTCGAAGGCCGGGTTCGAAATCAGGAATTGGGCATCCAATTCGGAGAAGGTTCTACGGGAATTAAAAGAACCGAACCAGGAGCGAACGATACACTTTCACCAGGACAAGGTCATCGATCGGGAGCGAGTACTGGGTCTCATCTGGGACACGAAATGGGATGTGCTATCTTTCTCGATTCCGGCTCAGGACGAAGTCATAAGTTCCGGAATGCGCCCGACCAAGCGTCAAATCCTGAGCATCGTCATGTCTCTTTTCGACCCGTTGGGTTTGCTTACTCCATTCACCGTGCTGGGCAAAATCTTGGTTCAAGCTCTTTGGCGGACCGGGTGTGATTGGGATGAGCCTATCGACGATGATTCTAATGCCAAATGGCAACAGTGGACTGAGATGCTACCGGAAATAGAACGAGTGCGAATACCCCGGTCTTATTTTGGGAATCTTCACTCAGACAGTTACGGCCAGATCCAGTTGCACATGTTTTGTGACGCTGGTGAGAATGCGTATGGTTGCGTAGGTTATCTGCGAATTGTCGTAAACCAAGAGGTGAGCTGTTCTTTAGTAATGGCTCGATCTAAAGTTGCTCCACTAAGGCAGCTAACGATACCGCGACTGGAGCTGCAGGCCGCGGTGCTAGCAGCACAAATGATAAAGGCGATTCGACAAAACCACTCACTTGAAATACATCGAGTTTTCATTTGGAGTGACTCGCAGACAGTTCTGTCGTGGATACGGTCGGATCAACGAAAGTATAAACAGTTCGTCGGTTTTCGGATCGGGGAAATACTGAGCTTGTCAAACCTGTCAGATTGGAGATGGATTCCGTCGAAACTGAACATCGCTGATTGCTTGACCAAGTGGGGACGTATGCCCTCCATTGAGCCTGGAAGTTCCTGGTTCAGAGGACAAGAATTCATTTACCAAGCACCGGAAACGTGGCCACAGCAAGTCTTACCTCCAGCAAACACGACGACAGAAATGCGGGCGGTTTTTCTCTTCCACGACATAGTGCTGACCGGACCTTTCATCGACACCAGTCGAATTTCCAAATGGAATGTCCTCATCAGAACGGTAGCTTGTCTATACCGTTTCATCTCCAATTGCCGAAGAAAATGCGGTGGTCAATCTATCGAAACCCTTGAGCCTACGGCGAATCAAGAAAAGCTGATCCGGGGAGCGCTAACAGCAACCAGAGTTGGACTACAGCAGGGAGAATATCGGAGAGCCGAAGAAGCTCTTTTCCGGATGGCTCAAAGTGAAGCGTTCGGAGACGAAATAAAAACTCTCCGAAAAAATCAGGAATTGGAACAAGACCAATGGATACCCTTGGAGAGATCGAGTCCACTCCACAAGATGGCGCTACTGTTGGACTCTTCTGAAGTTCTACGGCTCGAGGGACGAACTGCAAATGCCGAGTTTTTGCCATTCGATCTGCGATTCCCTATAGTATTACCCAAAGATAACGCAGTGACGGCAAGACTGGTGCAATATTTTCATGTAAAGTGTGGTCATGCCTTCAGGGAGACGGTAAAGAGTGAAATTAAACAACGGTTCGTGATTCCAAAGCTCAGCTCCGTCATCGCTAATGTGGAGAAACATTGTGTTTGGTGTAAGGTCCACAAGAATCGACCAAGCATACCACGAATGGCTGCGTTACCAATTCAAAGGCTCACACCATACCAGCGACCGTTTACATTCGTGGGGGTCGACTATTTGGGGCCGGTAGAAGTTACGATCGGACGGCGCGCGGAAAAAAGGTGGATTGTCGTTTTCACGTGCTTGGTCGTTCGTGCCATTCACTTAGAGGTGGCTCACAGCCTCAATACCCAGTCGTGCTTGATGGCCATCAGGCGCTTTACTTGTCGCCGAGGACCGGTTGCAGAATACTTCTCGGACAACGGGACCAATTTTCGTGCGGCGAGCAAAGAAATCCAGCAGCTGTACCGTGACGTGCAGAAGGCGTGCGCTGAAGAGCTGACGGATGCGAGGACGCAGTGGCATTTTAATCCCCCTGCTGCTCCCCATATGGGGGGAGTGTGGGAGAGAATGGTTCGGACTGTGAAAGAGGTGATGAGCGCTCTGAACGACGGGAGGAGATTAACCGAAGAAATTCTCCAAACTACATTGTGTGAAGCTGAGGATATGATCAACAGTCGGCCGCTGGTATTCGCTCCGCAGGAGTCTCCTTTGCCTGCACTCACACCAAATACTTTCCTTCGGGGATCATCTCCCAACGAGCCACAGGAGGTTGTTGTACCAACGAACGTTGCACATGCTCTGCGAGATTCATATAAGCGATCTCAGCTACTAGCAGATGAAATGTGGAAGCGGTGGATAAGGGAATATATTCCCAGCATCAATCATCGGACGAGGTGGTTCACAGAAGCTCGCCCGCTGCAGAAAGGTGATCTAGTGTACGTGGTAGAAGGAGATCGACGGAAATCTTGGATGCGGGGTGTCGTAGAAGAACCGATAGTTTCCAGCGATGGACGAGTGAGGCAGGCGATTGTGCGAACAAACAGCGGAACCTACAAACGTGCGGTTGCAAAATTGGCGGTTCTGGAGATTGCTGAGGGTAACGCTGATCCGGTGGAAGGAGCCGGAACAGGATTACGGGTCGGGGATTGTTGTGGTAGTCACCCCCCTGGTTTGTAG